The following proteins are co-located in the Desulfoscipio sp. XC116 genome:
- a CDS encoding DUF2975 domain-containing protein, with protein MERETLFLKVVVILIGIPILGLCIFGVPSIANEAAEHYPAYLLYPVLIGMYAAAVPFLFALYRTLKLLIYIDKNKAFSEVSIKALKDIKYCAVTISILYAGLIPLLFPMAQADDAPGIVALGLVITFASIVIAVFAAVLQKLLKNAIDIKSENDLTV; from the coding sequence ATGGAACGAGAAACGCTCTTTTTAAAGGTGGTTGTTATTCTTATCGGAATTCCGATTCTTGGTTTATGTATATTTGGAGTGCCTTCGATAGCTAATGAAGCAGCGGAACATTATCCAGCTTATTTGCTATATCCCGTTTTAATCGGTATGTATGCAGCGGCGGTCCCATTTCTTTTTGCTCTGTATCGGACTTTAAAACTTTTAATCTATATTGACAAGAACAAAGCTTTCTCGGAAGTATCTATAAAGGCTTTAAAAGATATAAAATACTGTGCAGTTACAATCAGTATTTTATATGCAGGACTCATACCACTCTTATTTCCCATGGCGCAGGCAGACGATGCTCCAGGTATCGTAGCACTTGGATTGGTCATTACTTTTGCTTCAATTGTGATCGCAGTCTTTGCTGCTGTTCTTCAAAAACTATTAAAAAATGCCATAGACATAAAATCAGAAAACGATTTAACGGTCTGA
- a CDS encoding helix-turn-helix transcriptional regulator, which produces MAIIINIDVMLAKRKMSVTELSERVGITMANLSILKNGKAKAIRLSTLEAICKALECQPGDILEYKSETKTK; this is translated from the coding sequence ATGGCGATTATAATCAATATTGATGTAATGTTGGCTAAAAGAAAGATGAGCGTAACAGAACTTTCGGAGAGGGTTGGAATAACAATGGCTAACCTGTCTATATTAAAAAATGGAAAGGCAAAAGCAATTCGCTTATCAACTTTAGAGGCGATCTGTAAGGCTTTGGAATGTCAACCCGGAGATATTTTAGAATATAAAAGTGAAACCAAAACCAAATAA
- a CDS encoding radical SAM protein, with the protein MRIKLISPKMTLRPMDSEFKRVMSPSIALLILAALTPNEHEVYIEDENVCKLNLEDKPDLVGISVNVDTSKRAYEISKYYRKQGIKVILGGIHVSANPDEALASADSVCIGEAEELWEQVLADAQTGDLKKKYYNDKPTNLANTPIPKWSLINQSKYLYTNVVVTSRGCPFRCEFCYNSCEYVHNKFRNRPMANVIEEVKALGTKQVMFVDDNFIGNISWTTEFLKQIKPLNLKWHAAVSVNLVQHLDLLDAMKDSGCESLFIGFETINQASIESVGKYQNNIESYEKLIREIHSRGIMVNASLVFGFDADEHTVFEETLNWLVKNKIETMTAHILTPYPGTKIYQRLKSESRIIDYEPTHYNTSYSVFLPNKMTRRQLYEGYLKIYKDFYSIKNIIKRLPNERNQRVPYLLFNLFYRKFGKVVSKIAKIGLMNYLGKLARRLSYGID; encoded by the coding sequence ATGAGAATAAAATTAATCTCCCCCAAAATGACATTAAGGCCGATGGACTCTGAGTTTAAAAGGGTTATGTCACCTTCCATTGCCTTATTAATCTTAGCTGCGTTAACTCCCAATGAACATGAAGTGTATATAGAAGATGAAAACGTCTGTAAGTTGAACTTAGAGGACAAGCCTGATTTGGTTGGAATTAGCGTAAACGTGGACACCTCTAAGCGGGCCTACGAAATCTCTAAATATTATCGCAAGCAGGGAATTAAGGTTATTTTAGGCGGGATTCACGTTAGTGCCAATCCGGATGAGGCCTTAGCTTCCGCTGACTCAGTTTGCATTGGGGAAGCGGAGGAGTTATGGGAACAAGTTTTAGCAGATGCCCAAACAGGCGATTTAAAGAAGAAATATTATAATGATAAGCCCACTAATCTAGCCAATACACCTATTCCCAAATGGAGTTTAATTAACCAATCAAAGTATTTGTACACCAACGTTGTGGTAACTAGTAGGGGATGTCCCTTCCGATGCGAGTTTTGTTATAATAGTTGTGAATACGTTCATAACAAGTTTAGAAATCGCCCCATGGCAAACGTTATTGAAGAAGTCAAAGCTTTGGGTACTAAACAGGTCATGTTTGTTGATGACAATTTTATTGGAAATATTAGCTGGACAACGGAATTCCTAAAACAAATTAAGCCACTTAATCTGAAATGGCATGCGGCAGTTTCAGTTAACTTAGTTCAGCACCTCGACCTCTTAGATGCAATGAAGGACTCGGGATGTGAAAGTCTATTCATTGGCTTTGAGACGATTAATCAAGCTTCCATTGAAAGCGTAGGTAAATACCAAAACAATATCGAGAGTTACGAAAAACTAATCCGGGAGATACATTCCAGGGGCATAATGGTCAATGCCAGTTTAGTATTTGGTTTTGATGCTGATGAACATACCGTATTTGAGGAGACGTTGAATTGGCTTGTTAAAAATAAAATAGAGACGATGACAGCCCATATTTTGACTCCGTACCCGGGAACTAAGATTTATCAAAGATTGAAATCCGAAAGCCGCATAATTGATTATGAGCCAACCCACTATAACACATCTTACTCAGTCTTCTTACCCAATAAAATGACCCGGCGACAACTTTATGAAGGTTATCTAAAAATATATAAGGACTTCTATTCAATTAAAAATATTATTAAAAGACTCCCCAATGAACGGAACCAGAGAGTTCCTTATTTATTATTTAATCTTTTCTATCGCAAATTCGGGAAGGTAGTATCAAAAATTGCAAAAATTGGCTTGATGAATTATTTAGGCAAATTAGCGCGAAGATTATCCTATGGTATTGATTAA
- a CDS encoding HAMP domain-containing sensor histidine kinase, translated as MSNISGRKISIRTRIFVIMLSLIAAIFLMVLAVFNLLVGEYIKNSVNEQLKDARQLVHDGAIPPKLTPGGQPPPVPGPEFIPDMRRLPGGPADKAEVMVVSDSYELIFPNSSMSFMRNYDEINALAAQLKHEQVNLQSNQITRVKASEREYYFMSAKMPPNPLGGVSYLVYYIDMTAIKSFAGRINIVLLAVMGIAGILAATISIFLSGLIAKPVRELTRFAVRIGKGNFSRNTFDYSDIELAELAESMNKAAVQLDAYDKEQKQFFQNVSHELRTPLQAIKCNAEGIKQRILDPEKSSRVIISETDRLRKMVEDLLYLSRIDSITTDSKIEEYDLRELLSNCVERQRSLAAERNIQFVFEFDDQPVNMCCDEKHISRAFSNLISNAIRYARTEIILACRQANGRITIAVADDGEGISNQDLPHIFDRFYKGSGGKYGIGLSIVKSVIEQHRGRIEAQNTGMGTLFTITF; from the coding sequence GTGAGTAACATCAGCGGGCGTAAGATAAGCATCCGCACAAGGATATTCGTTATAATGCTGTCACTTATCGCAGCTATTTTTTTAATGGTCCTGGCCGTTTTTAACCTGCTGGTAGGAGAATATATCAAGAACAGTGTAAACGAGCAACTTAAAGATGCAAGGCAACTGGTGCATGATGGAGCGATCCCGCCAAAACTCACGCCGGGCGGGCAACCTCCGCCAGTGCCGGGGCCTGAATTCATCCCCGATATGCGAAGGCTGCCGGGAGGCCCAGCGGACAAGGCCGAGGTAATGGTTGTCTCGGATAGCTATGAACTCATCTTCCCCAATTCGAGCATGTCTTTTATGCGGAATTATGATGAAATAAATGCTTTAGCCGCACAGCTGAAGCATGAGCAAGTAAACCTGCAAAGCAACCAAATCACACGGGTAAAAGCCTCCGAACGGGAGTACTATTTTATGTCGGCGAAAATGCCGCCAAACCCGTTGGGCGGCGTATCCTATTTGGTGTACTATATAGATATGACGGCGATCAAATCCTTTGCGGGCCGTATCAATATTGTGCTTCTGGCAGTTATGGGTATAGCCGGGATTCTGGCTGCGACGATCTCTATCTTTTTGTCCGGTTTAATTGCCAAACCCGTTAGGGAGCTTACGCGGTTCGCCGTGCGAATCGGCAAAGGGAATTTTTCGAGGAACACCTTTGATTATAGCGATATAGAGCTGGCGGAGCTGGCCGAGAGCATGAACAAAGCGGCGGTCCAGCTTGATGCCTACGACAAGGAACAGAAACAATTCTTTCAAAATGTATCGCACGAGCTTAGAACTCCGCTGCAAGCCATCAAGTGCAATGCTGAAGGCATCAAGCAGAGGATTCTGGACCCCGAAAAATCAAGCAGGGTGATCATAAGCGAAACCGATCGGCTAAGAAAGATGGTTGAGGATTTGCTTTACCTCTCGCGTATCGACAGCATAACGACAGACAGTAAAATTGAGGAATATGATTTGCGCGAGCTGCTCTCCAACTGTGTGGAGCGTCAAAGAAGCTTGGCAGCGGAGCGAAATATCCAATTCGTTTTTGAGTTTGATGATCAGCCGGTAAATATGTGCTGCGACGAAAAGCACATATCCCGCGCCTTTTCCAATCTCATATCGAACGCAATCAGATATGCAAGAACCGAAATCATACTTGCATGTCGTCAGGCCAACGGCAGGATAACCATTGCGGTAGCCGATGATGGTGAAGGCATATCGAACCAAGATCTGCCGCATATTTTTGACCGTTTTTACAAAGGTAGCGGGGGTAAGTACGGTATAGGGCTTTCCATTGTAAAGTCAGTTATTGAGCAGCACCGCGGCAGAATTGAAGCTCAGAACACCGGTATGGGAACCCTCTTCACAATCACCTTTTAG
- a CDS encoding response regulator transcription factor: MPKDIYIADDEQSIRDVIKSFLESEGYRVTAFENGDKLLAAFKEDPCDLVILDVMMPGSNGFTICSKLRGINTVPIIMLTARDSDIDYATGINLGSDDYFTKPFSALSLVMRVKAIFRRIEFDKGQDNSSPSVLAYADIQINLNHKTAVLGGAPLELTPNEYSLLCYLIENKDRAISRDELLSKIWGYNSEVETRAADDAVRRLRKKLSGSRTVIDTVWGFGFRLKEREAGE, from the coding sequence ATGCCTAAGGATATATATATTGCAGATGACGAACAAAGCATACGTGACGTGATTAAATCTTTTCTGGAAAGTGAAGGGTACCGTGTCACCGCTTTTGAAAACGGTGATAAGCTTCTTGCCGCTTTTAAAGAAGATCCATGCGATCTTGTAATTCTTGACGTTATGATGCCGGGATCCAACGGTTTTACTATATGTTCAAAATTGCGCGGAATAAACACGGTACCCATAATCATGCTCACAGCACGTGATAGCGACATAGATTACGCTACCGGGATAAACCTCGGCAGTGATGATTATTTTACCAAGCCCTTTTCCGCTCTATCTCTGGTTATGCGGGTTAAGGCGATCTTTCGCAGGATAGAATTTGATAAAGGTCAGGACAATTCTTCTCCGAGTGTCCTTGCCTATGCCGACATTCAAATCAACTTGAACCACAAGACCGCGGTGCTCGGCGGTGCTCCATTGGAGCTTACGCCAAACGAGTACAGTCTCTTATGCTACCTCATCGAAAACAAAGACAGGGCAATATCTAGGGACGAGCTGCTCAGTAAAATATGGGGCTACAATAGCGAGGTGGAAACCCGAGCGGCGGATGATGCCGTGAGAAGGTTGCGCAAGAAACTATCGGGCAGTAGGACGGTGATCGACACGGTATGGGGCTTTGGCTTTCGCCTCAAGGAGCGTGAAGCCGGTGAGTAA